A genomic stretch from Sphingobacterium sp. ML3W includes:
- a CDS encoding Gfo/Idh/MocA family oxidoreductase, with product MENLERRDFIKTSAMVAGGAMLSSLPLSGAYAAGSDVIKVALVGCGGRGTGATFDALSSGANIKVVALADAFKDNLDSTYNTLKEKWQDKIDVSDNHKFVGFDAYKEAIKLADVVILATPPGFRPTHFEEAIRQGKHVFMEKPVAVDIPGVQQVIRAAAEAKRKKLNVVVGLQRRYQTNYREAIKRIHDGAIGDITSGQVYWNSGGVWVRPRKPEQSEMEYQMRNWYYFNWLCGDHIVEQHVHNIDIANWVKGSYPVSIQGTGSRAHRTGKEYGEIYDNFALELTYADNSVVYSQCRHFEGIQNRVDEQFQATKGRVYLSAGGQAVLYDWKGKEIYRHDAKGNPNPYQQEHKELFEAITKGEYKFDNAEYGAYSTLTGIIGRIACYTGKVIKWDEALKSTIKLGPDVLAWDAKPKLLPDTEGFYAVANPGQNTNLYI from the coding sequence ATGGAAAATCTAGAAAGAAGAGATTTTATTAAAACTTCTGCCATGGTCGCAGGCGGTGCCATGTTAAGCTCACTGCCTTTATCCGGAGCCTATGCTGCTGGTTCTGATGTCATCAAAGTGGCTTTAGTTGGCTGTGGAGGTAGAGGTACCGGTGCTACATTTGACGCCCTAAGCTCAGGAGCGAACATCAAAGTTGTTGCTTTGGCTGATGCATTTAAAGATAATTTAGATAGTACATATAATACGCTTAAAGAGAAATGGCAAGATAAAATCGATGTCAGCGATAACCATAAATTTGTAGGATTTGATGCTTATAAAGAGGCTATTAAATTAGCTGATGTTGTTATTTTAGCGACGCCTCCAGGGTTTAGACCAACACATTTTGAAGAAGCAATCCGTCAGGGAAAACATGTTTTTATGGAGAAACCTGTTGCTGTTGATATTCCAGGTGTGCAACAAGTTATACGTGCGGCTGCTGAGGCTAAACGCAAAAAATTGAATGTTGTCGTCGGTTTGCAACGTCGCTATCAGACCAACTATCGTGAAGCGATCAAGCGTATCCATGACGGCGCAATCGGTGATATTACTTCAGGACAGGTGTATTGGAATTCGGGCGGGGTATGGGTACGCCCACGTAAACCAGAACAATCTGAAATGGAATATCAGATGCGTAACTGGTATTATTTCAACTGGTTGTGTGGTGACCACATCGTTGAGCAACATGTACACAACATTGACATTGCCAACTGGGTGAAAGGTTCTTATCCGGTATCGATCCAAGGTACAGGAAGTAGAGCACACCGTACAGGTAAAGAATACGGCGAAATCTATGATAATTTTGCGCTCGAACTGACCTATGCAGACAACAGTGTGGTATATAGCCAATGTCGACATTTTGAAGGAATACAAAATCGCGTTGATGAGCAGTTTCAGGCGACAAAAGGTCGTGTATATCTTTCGGCTGGTGGACAGGCTGTATTGTATGATTGGAAAGGTAAGGAGATCTATCGCCATGACGCGAAAGGTAATCCAAATCCTTACCAACAAGAACACAAAGAACTTTTTGAAGCAATCACTAAAGGTGAGTATAAGTTTGACAATGCAGAATATGGTGCTTATAGCACGTTAACGGGGATCATCGGACGTATTGCTTGTTATACAGGTAAGGTTATCAAATGGGATGAGGCATTGAAATCAACGATCAAATTGGGGCCGGATGTACTGGCGTGGGATGCTAAACCGAAATTACTTCCTGATACAGAGGGTTTTTACGCTGTAGCAAACCCCGGTCAAAATACAAACCTTTATATTTAA
- a CDS encoding FAD:protein FMN transferase, with protein sequence MGLNREICCIFFFIIGALGLQAQTGQKELSKIRLEGPAQGTQFHVTYFASDSLVRRSEIDSILKVIDLSMSIYRKDSKISLFNQDSIMQIEMDKHMAYVIAASFRYNKLSKGQFDITIAPLVNLWGFGVKKSQVAPDSATVYAAKQFVGMHHLKVNRKQLIKKKQGVKIDVNGIAQGYTVDVLADYLEHKGISNYMVEVGGEIRASGTPPGQKGFSIGIVQPDENKQEDIMTAVVQLNSGALTTAGSFEKFIKYKDKKLGHHINPVTGFPYTTSVLSVTVYTRTAMDADALDNYFMGMEPTEIIAKARKLKDVEVFVIYKNKNQAIQTIYSDGFGKLFKN encoded by the coding sequence ATGGGGCTAAATAGGGAAATCTGCTGTATATTCTTTTTTATTATTGGGGCGCTTGGTTTACAGGCACAAACTGGTCAAAAAGAGTTAAGCAAGATTCGCCTGGAAGGCCCCGCACAAGGCACGCAGTTTCACGTTACTTATTTCGCTTCGGATAGTCTTGTCAGGCGGTCGGAGATTGATAGCATCTTAAAAGTTATCGATCTATCCATGTCGATCTATCGCAAGGATTCGAAAATATCCTTGTTCAACCAAGACAGCATTATGCAGATTGAAATGGATAAGCATATGGCCTATGTCATTGCGGCTTCATTCCGATACAACAAACTATCTAAAGGCCAATTCGATATTACTATTGCCCCACTGGTCAACCTTTGGGGCTTTGGTGTTAAAAAAAGTCAGGTTGCTCCGGATTCGGCAACAGTTTACGCCGCGAAACAATTTGTAGGCATGCATCATCTTAAAGTCAATCGCAAGCAGCTAATCAAGAAAAAGCAGGGGGTTAAGATTGATGTCAATGGTATCGCACAAGGGTATACCGTCGATGTGCTGGCTGATTACCTCGAACATAAAGGAATTTCCAATTATATGGTGGAAGTAGGCGGTGAAATTAGAGCTTCGGGAACTCCACCAGGACAAAAGGGCTTTTCCATTGGGATTGTCCAGCCCGACGAAAACAAGCAGGAGGATATCATGACAGCGGTTGTCCAACTCAACTCCGGTGCGCTAACCACAGCTGGTAGTTTTGAGAAATTTATTAAATATAAGGATAAAAAACTAGGGCATCATATTAATCCAGTTACAGGATTCCCTTATACAACCAGTGTATTAAGTGTTACTGTATATACCAGAACCGCCATGGATGCTGATGCTTTGGACAACTACTTTATGGGAATGGAACCGACAGAGATTATCGCGAAGGCCAGGAAATTGAAAGACGTGGAAGTTTTTGTCATTTATAAGAATAAAAACCAAGCCATTCAGACGATTTATTCAGATGGATTTGGTAAATTATTTAAAAATTAA
- a CDS encoding SUMF1/EgtB/PvdO family nonheme iron enzyme, whose product MLKRFLIPVLLFAGVHAIAQKKFDPYEQTIEGTNLSFKMVAIPGGSFKMGSVTGGKDDEKPVHEVKLDPFWMGQYEVTWDLFEPFLYKDYEIAKSKDGKVAPEIDAVTRPTKPYLDMTFGFGKEGHPALAMTHYNAIQFCKWLYVRTGVFYRLPTEAEWEYAARAGAKTAYFFGDKEAQLGDYAWFKDNSEQKTHAVGEKKPNPWGLYDIYGNVGEWTYDQYKADSYTEGKDKVLTNPVVVPTTLYPHVVRGGAFDHAAADLRSAARGASDPIWKQLDPQVPKSNWWFPEAPFVGMRLVRPLNPPSHEEIMAYYDKKPIKDF is encoded by the coding sequence ATGTTAAAAAGATTCTTAATTCCTGTTTTGCTGTTTGCCGGGGTACATGCTATTGCTCAAAAGAAGTTTGATCCTTATGAGCAGACCATTGAAGGGACCAATCTTTCGTTTAAAATGGTAGCAATCCCGGGCGGAAGCTTCAAAATGGGATCTGTCACTGGCGGGAAGGATGATGAAAAGCCGGTACATGAGGTTAAACTTGATCCGTTCTGGATGGGGCAGTATGAAGTGACCTGGGATTTGTTTGAGCCTTTTTTGTACAAAGATTACGAAATCGCAAAAAGCAAAGATGGTAAGGTTGCGCCGGAAATAGACGCCGTCACCAGACCCACGAAACCCTACCTTGATATGACATTTGGTTTTGGTAAAGAAGGGCATCCTGCACTTGCCATGACGCACTATAATGCGATTCAATTTTGTAAATGGTTATATGTACGTACAGGTGTATTCTATCGTCTGCCAACGGAGGCGGAATGGGAATATGCTGCACGTGCCGGGGCTAAGACCGCTTATTTTTTTGGAGATAAAGAGGCTCAATTAGGTGATTATGCCTGGTTTAAAGATAATTCGGAGCAAAAAACGCATGCTGTAGGAGAGAAGAAACCTAATCCTTGGGGCCTTTATGATATTTATGGTAATGTGGGGGAATGGACCTATGACCAATACAAAGCCGATAGCTATACTGAAGGTAAAGATAAGGTGTTAACGAATCCAGTTGTCGTTCCAACGACTTTGTATCCGCATGTTGTCCGTGGTGGAGCGTTCGATCATGCTGCAGCAGATCTTCGTTCGGCTGCCCGTGGAGCCTCAGACCCAATTTGGAAACAATTGGACCCTCAGGTTCCAAAAAGTAATTGGTGGTTTCCCGAAGCACCATTTGTCGGTATGCGTTTAGTACGACCGTTGAATCCACCTAGTCATGAAGAAATTATGGCTTATTATGATAAAAAACCAATTAAAGATTTTTAA
- a CDS encoding TIM barrel protein, whose product MKRSDFIKSGLLAAGAGLSGHTFASTNQNATNMMDKGKTFNLNYAPHQGMFKNHAGDNFLDEIRYMHDLGFRGIEDNGYLGRTLDEQKKVGDLLAKLGMTMGVFVVDGGQNWMPSLATGKKEFLDKFVETCHKSVEAAKRCNAKWLTVVPGFYERRLPWGNQFSNILEAMRRGAEIFEPHGLVMVLETLSDTPELFLQQTHETYAMCKAVNSPSCKILYDIYHMQRTEGDLIANMNRCWDEIAYIQIGDNPGRKEPTTGEINYKNVFKHIHTKGYRGIMGMEHGNSKPGKEGEDRLVTAYREVDSFL is encoded by the coding sequence ATGAAAAGATCTGATTTTATAAAAAGTGGCCTTTTGGCCGCTGGAGCCGGATTATCTGGGCATACATTTGCCTCAACAAACCAAAATGCGACCAATATGATGGATAAAGGAAAGACATTCAATCTAAATTATGCACCACATCAAGGGATGTTCAAGAATCACGCAGGGGACAACTTTCTGGACGAAATCCGCTATATGCATGATTTGGGTTTCAGGGGAATTGAAGATAACGGTTACCTCGGTCGTACATTGGACGAGCAAAAGAAAGTAGGAGACCTATTGGCTAAATTGGGAATGACGATGGGTGTATTTGTCGTTGATGGCGGTCAAAATTGGATGCCTTCCTTAGCGACAGGTAAAAAAGAGTTCTTAGACAAATTTGTCGAAACCTGTCATAAGTCTGTAGAAGCGGCCAAGCGCTGTAATGCAAAATGGCTTACGGTAGTCCCTGGATTTTATGAACGGAGATTACCTTGGGGAAATCAATTCAGCAATATCCTTGAGGCGATGCGTAGAGGGGCAGAGATCTTCGAACCACATGGTCTGGTGATGGTGCTAGAGACTCTAAGTGATACGCCGGAATTATTTTTACAACAGACGCATGAAACCTATGCGATGTGTAAGGCTGTCAATAGTCCTTCTTGTAAAATATTGTACGATATCTACCATATGCAACGTACAGAAGGGGATTTGATTGCTAACATGAACCGTTGCTGGGATGAAATTGCCTATATTCAAATTGGTGATAATCCGGGCCGTAAAGAACCCACTACAGGAGAGATCAATTATAAAAATGTCTTCAAACATATTCATACTAAAGGATATAGGGGTATAATGGGTATGGAACATGGTAATTCTAAGCCCGGTAAAGAGGGAGAAGACAGATTGGTAACTGCCTACCGTGAGGTCGATAGCTTTTTGTAA